The following are from one region of the Pseudodesulfovibrio piezophilus C1TLV30 genome:
- a CDS encoding GNAT family N-acetyltransferase, protein MSEFTVRMVEPDDLTACHTIESQSFPPCEAALTTSLEARITTYPEGFFVAECAGKVIGQINSGSTSKDDISDEEFKQLIGHDPEGCNIVIFSLSVLPKYRKRGIGSLLLASFIAQAKELGKSKVLLLCKEALIAYYVRHGFKDAGLSASTHGGVKWHEMTMTL, encoded by the coding sequence ATGAGCGAATTCACTGTAAGAATGGTGGAACCAGACGACCTGACAGCATGTCACACTATTGAATCCCAATCTTTCCCTCCCTGTGAGGCAGCATTGACAACCTCACTGGAAGCACGAATCACCACCTATCCTGAAGGTTTTTTCGTTGCTGAATGTGCCGGAAAGGTTATCGGACAGATCAATAGTGGTTCCACCAGCAAGGATGATATTTCAGACGAAGAATTCAAGCAGCTAATCGGGCATGATCCCGAGGGCTGCAATATCGTCATCTTTTCCCTTTCGGTTTTACCGAAGTACAGAAAACGCGGCATAGGGAGCCTTCTGCTCGCCAGTTTTATTGCCCAGGCCAAGGAGCTTGGAAAATCCAAAGTACTCCTCTTATGCAAAGAGGCGCTCATTGCATATTATGTACGCCATGGTTTCAAGGATGCAGGGCTCTCCGCTTCCACCCATGGCGGAGTCAAGTGGCATGAAATGACCATGACACTTTAA
- a CDS encoding ATP-binding cassette domain-containing protein, producing the protein MAVVSLRDISINFTGTLLLDSVSMQIEPGERACLLGRNGEGKSTLLGIIDGSVSPDGGSVDYARGARVALLPQEVPHDLGGTVYDVTAQGLGEIGKNLSTYHSAARSLSLEKGDHEALLTQMEKAQHALEESGGWPHHQTIETVLSHLKLDGEEIFDSLSGGTKRRTLLARALVSNPDLLILDEPTNHLDIESITWLEDFLLRQNAALLFVTHDRAFLKRIATRIIELDRSRLFNWDCDYATYLKRKEADLEAEAKQNHNFDRKLAEEETWIRQGIKARRTRNMGRVRDLIKMREEHTARRERTGSVKMVIQDAERTGKLVVEASHICFGYEDKILIDNFSASIMRGDKVGLIGPNGVGKTTLLNILLGSITPHSGSIRQGVNLQISYFDQLREQLDETKSARHNIADGNDFVDINGHRRHVMSHLKDFLFTPDRAKVPVSVLSGGERNRLLLARLFTRPSNVLVMDEPTNDLDVETLDLLEELLMDYPGTLLLVSHDRAFLNNVVTSTIAFEGNGHAAEYVGGYDDWLRQRPDKPSPSSRTCKPLMEERKEPDQRPKKLSYKEKYELEKKRDQLKKMPARIESLEQDIQSIQDKMSSPDYFKHSSEEMATDQGRLEELERELETAYSTWEDLEEALATTSLD; encoded by the coding sequence ATGGCCGTAGTCAGCCTGCGCGATATCTCCATTAATTTCACCGGCACTCTCCTGCTGGATAGCGTTTCCATGCAGATCGAACCAGGGGAAAGAGCCTGCTTACTGGGCCGCAATGGTGAAGGAAAATCAACTCTCCTCGGCATCATAGACGGTTCAGTCTCTCCTGATGGCGGCAGCGTGGACTATGCACGAGGTGCTCGTGTGGCTCTTTTACCTCAGGAAGTTCCTCATGACCTCGGCGGAACAGTTTATGATGTCACAGCCCAAGGCCTGGGAGAAATTGGCAAAAATTTAAGCACCTATCACTCTGCCGCTCGCTCGCTTTCTTTGGAAAAGGGCGATCACGAAGCCCTCTTGACTCAAATGGAAAAGGCACAACACGCACTGGAAGAATCAGGAGGATGGCCGCACCACCAGACCATCGAAACTGTCCTCTCCCATCTGAAACTTGACGGTGAAGAAATTTTTGATTCCCTTTCCGGCGGAACCAAAAGGCGCACCTTACTCGCTCGGGCACTTGTCAGTAACCCAGACTTGTTGATCCTTGATGAACCCACCAATCATCTTGATATCGAATCAATTACTTGGCTCGAAGATTTTCTGCTTAGACAAAATGCAGCCCTTCTCTTCGTGACCCATGACCGGGCCTTTCTGAAACGTATAGCCACGCGTATTATCGAGTTGGACCGAAGCCGCCTCTTCAATTGGGATTGTGACTACGCAACCTACCTCAAACGTAAAGAGGCCGACCTTGAAGCCGAGGCAAAGCAAAATCATAATTTCGATCGCAAACTGGCGGAAGAGGAAACATGGATTCGACAAGGTATCAAAGCTCGTCGGACTCGAAACATGGGACGAGTCAGAGACCTGATCAAAATGCGAGAGGAGCACACAGCCCGTCGAGAGAGAACCGGATCAGTCAAAATGGTCATTCAGGATGCGGAGCGAACAGGAAAACTGGTTGTAGAAGCCAGTCATATTTGCTTCGGATATGAAGATAAAATACTGATAGATAATTTTTCCGCCTCAATCATGCGTGGTGACAAAGTCGGCCTGATCGGACCGAATGGAGTTGGGAAAACGACACTGCTCAATATTCTTCTCGGGTCCATAACTCCTCATTCCGGTTCCATCAGACAGGGAGTCAATCTCCAGATCAGCTATTTCGATCAACTTCGCGAACAGCTGGATGAGACAAAATCCGCACGGCACAATATTGCAGACGGCAACGATTTTGTGGATATCAATGGGCATCGACGACATGTCATGAGTCACCTCAAGGATTTCCTTTTCACCCCAGACCGAGCAAAAGTCCCCGTCTCTGTCCTTTCAGGGGGCGAACGAAACAGGCTCCTGCTGGCTCGCCTTTTTACCAGACCATCTAATGTTCTTGTCATGGATGAACCGACCAACGACCTAGACGTTGAGACTCTCGATTTGCTTGAGGAGCTTCTCATGGATTATCCGGGCACTCTTCTCCTCGTCAGCCATGACAGGGCTTTTCTCAATAATGTGGTCACGTCGACCATTGCTTTCGAGGGAAATGGACATGCCGCAGAATATGTCGGGGGGTATGATGATTGGCTCCGGCAACGCCCAGACAAGCCGTCTCCATCTTCTCGAACATGCAAGCCTCTGATGGAAGAAAGAAAAGAGCCAGACCAAAGACCCAAAAAACTCAGTTACAAAGAAAAATATGAGTTGGAGAAAAAACGGGATCAACTCAAGAAAATGCCCGCAAGGATTGAATCACTGGAGCAGGATATTCAGTCGATTCAAGACAAAATGTCTTCCCCGGACTATTTTAAACATTCGTCTGAAGAAATGGCGACAGATCAAGGTCGCCTTGAAGAGCTTGAAAGAGAATTGGAAACTGCTTACAGCACATGGGAAGACCTTGAAGAAGCCCTTGCAACCACCTCATTGGATTAA
- the rpe gene encoding ribulose-phosphate 3-epimerase: MILSPSMLSSDFANMESELKALEKAGLEWVHLDIMDGMFVPNITFGPPIIKAMRAKSNLFFDCHLMVNDPGRYVESFTEAGADLICVHAEACTHLERVCTQIAETGAKPAVALNPHTSLESIRYLLPQLYMVLIMSVNPGFGGQKFIPFCLDKVKELKGMITEAGADTLIQIDGGVTAENARELTEAGVDVLVSGSAFFGHPPYAERLKTFQNACK, from the coding sequence ATGATACTTTCTCCTTCCATGCTCTCCTCGGACTTCGCTAATATGGAATCCGAGTTGAAGGCCTTGGAAAAGGCAGGACTCGAATGGGTCCATCTCGACATCATGGACGGTATGTTCGTCCCTAACATCACTTTCGGGCCACCCATCATCAAAGCCATGCGGGCCAAGTCGAATCTCTTCTTCGACTGTCACCTCATGGTCAATGATCCTGGCCGGTATGTCGAAAGTTTTACCGAAGCGGGAGCCGATCTCATCTGCGTCCATGCGGAAGCGTGTACCCACCTAGAGCGTGTATGCACCCAAATAGCTGAAACCGGTGCCAAACCGGCTGTCGCACTCAATCCACATACCTCTCTTGAAAGTATCCGCTACCTGCTTCCACAACTTTACATGGTTCTGATCATGTCTGTGAATCCCGGATTTGGAGGGCAAAAGTTCATTCCTTTCTGCCTGGACAAGGTCAAGGAACTCAAAGGAATGATCACAGAAGCTGGAGCCGACACTCTTATCCAGATCGATGGTGGAGTAACGGCTGAAAATGCCAGAGAGTTAACGGAAGCAGGCGTCGATGTCCTGGTTTCCGGCTCTGCATTTTTCGGTCATCCTCCTTATGCCGAGCGTCTCAAGACTTTTCAGAACGCCTGCAAGTAG